One stretch of Saccharomonospora xinjiangensis XJ-54 DNA includes these proteins:
- a CDS encoding xanthine dehydrogenase family protein molybdopterin-binding subunit, translating into MTATMEPEIGKARRRKEDARLITGRTRWTDNITLPGMVHVAVLRSTVAHARITNIDTSEARRMPGVIAVYTADDLDPDGAIGMPCAWPITPDMKWPRRPVLAQGTVNYAGEGIAVVVARSQAEAYDALAEIDVDYDELPVVLGLEHALADDAPLVHADLGTNRSAVWTFDSAEAGSGDDVERAIAESEVVLRKRFRQQRLIPAFMEPRSVVVDPTAAQLTMWSATQIPHITKTLSALTLGIPEHQLRVIAPDVGGGFGGKLAVIPEEFIALLVARRLGKPVKWTESRSESMVAAHHGRDQIQDITICAKRDGTLTGLKVELLADMGAYLSLVGPGVPILGAFMFNSIYKFPAYHFTCTNVFTNTTVTDAYRGAGRPEATFAIERIMDELAAELGMDPLELREKNWIAHDEFPYTTVATLTYDSGNYEAATEKAKQLFDYDGLRREQRERRERGDTVQLGIGVSTFTEMCGLAPSRVLGSLDYGAGGWEYASIRMLPTGKVEVVTGVSPHGQGHETAWSQIVADQLGVPFEDVEILHGDTQSSPRGLDTYGSRSLAVGGIAVVKAAEKVVAKARTIAAHMMECSEDDLEFSGGTFTVRGTDRSTGIQDIALAVFAAHDLPDGVEPSLDSDATFDPENFSFPHGTHLCAVEVDTETGRVAIRDYVCVDDVGSVVNPLIVEGQIHGGLAQGIAQALFEEAAFDEGGTLMSGTFADYLLPSAADLPSFTTDRTETPATTNPLGVKGVGEAGTIASTPAVVNAVVDAVRHFGVTDIEMPCTPMRVWRAVHTGERAAGGLGTEAGGGLGSIDAATGGAQ; encoded by the coding sequence ATGACAGCCACGATGGAGCCGGAGATCGGCAAGGCCCGTCGCCGCAAGGAGGACGCGCGGCTGATCACCGGAAGAACCCGCTGGACCGACAACATCACGCTGCCGGGCATGGTTCATGTCGCGGTGCTGCGCAGCACCGTCGCACACGCGCGCATCACGAACATCGACACGTCCGAGGCGCGCCGGATGCCGGGCGTCATCGCGGTGTACACGGCCGACGACCTCGACCCCGATGGCGCCATCGGCATGCCGTGTGCCTGGCCGATCACGCCGGACATGAAGTGGCCGCGAAGGCCGGTCCTCGCGCAGGGCACCGTGAACTACGCGGGCGAGGGCATCGCCGTCGTCGTGGCGCGCAGCCAGGCCGAGGCGTACGACGCGCTCGCCGAGATCGACGTCGATTACGACGAATTGCCCGTGGTGCTGGGGCTGGAGCACGCGCTCGCGGACGACGCGCCGCTCGTGCACGCCGATCTGGGCACCAACCGCAGTGCCGTGTGGACGTTCGACTCCGCCGAGGCGGGGTCGGGTGACGACGTCGAGCGGGCCATCGCGGAGTCCGAGGTGGTGTTGCGGAAGCGGTTCCGGCAGCAGCGGCTGATCCCGGCGTTCATGGAGCCGAGGTCGGTGGTGGTTGACCCGACCGCGGCGCAGCTGACCATGTGGTCGGCGACGCAGATCCCGCACATCACCAAGACGTTGTCCGCGCTGACGCTCGGCATCCCCGAACACCAGTTGCGCGTCATCGCGCCCGACGTGGGCGGCGGGTTCGGCGGCAAGCTGGCGGTGATCCCCGAGGAGTTCATCGCGCTGCTCGTGGCCCGCAGGCTCGGCAAGCCGGTGAAATGGACCGAGTCCCGTTCGGAGTCGATGGTGGCGGCACACCACGGCCGCGACCAGATCCAGGACATCACCATCTGCGCCAAGCGTGACGGAACGCTCACCGGCTTGAAGGTGGAGCTGCTCGCCGACATGGGCGCCTATCTCAGCCTCGTCGGGCCCGGCGTGCCCATCCTCGGCGCGTTCATGTTCAACTCGATCTACAAGTTCCCCGCGTACCACTTCACGTGCACGAACGTGTTCACCAACACCACCGTCACCGACGCCTACCGGGGCGCGGGACGGCCGGAGGCCACGTTCGCCATCGAGCGCATCATGGACGAACTCGCGGCTGAACTGGGCATGGACCCGCTGGAGCTGCGGGAGAAGAACTGGATCGCCCACGACGAGTTCCCGTACACCACCGTCGCGACGCTGACCTACGACTCGGGCAACTACGAGGCCGCCACCGAGAAAGCCAAGCAGTTGTTCGACTACGACGGTCTGCGCCGCGAACAGCGCGAGCGGCGGGAGCGCGGCGACACGGTGCAGTTGGGTATCGGTGTCTCGACGTTCACGGAGATGTGCGGCCTGGCGCCGTCGCGGGTGCTCGGTTCACTCGACTACGGGGCAGGCGGCTGGGAGTACGCCTCCATCCGCATGCTGCCCACCGGTAAGGTCGAGGTCGTCACGGGGGTCTCACCGCACGGTCAGGGCCACGAGACGGCCTGGAGCCAGATCGTGGCCGACCAGCTCGGGGTCCCGTTCGAGGACGTCGAGATCCTGCACGGCGACACGCAGTCGTCCCCTCGGGGCCTCGACACCTACGGTTCCCGTTCACTCGCCGTCGGCGGCATCGCGGTCGTCAAGGCCGCGGAGAAGGTCGTGGCCAAGGCCCGCACGATCGCCGCGCACATGATGGAGTGCTCCGAGGACGACCTCGAATTCTCCGGAGGAACGTTCACGGTCAGGGGCACCGACCGGTCAACGGGAATCCAGGACATCGCCCTCGCGGTGTTCGCGGCTCACGACCTGCCCGACGGAGTCGAGCCCTCGCTCGACTCCGACGCGACCTTCGATCCGGAGAACTTCTCGTTCCCGCACGGCACCCACCTGTGCGCGGTGGAGGTGGACACCGAGACGGGGCGGGTGGCGATCCGCGACTACGTATGTGTTGACGACGTGGGTTCCGTGGTCAACCCGCTGATCGTCGAGGGCCAGATCCACGGTGGGCTCGCCCAGGGCATCGCGCAGGCGTTGTTCGAGGAAGCGGCCTTCGACGAGGGTGGAACGCTGATGTCGGGCACGTTCGCCGACTACCTGCTGCCGTCGGCGGCCGACCTGCCGTCGTTCACCACCGACCGCACCGAAACCCCCGCGACGACGAACCCGCTCGGGGTCAAGGGCGTCGGCGAGGCAGGCACCATCGCCTCAACACCCGCGGTTGTGAACGCGGTGGTGGACGCGGTGCGGCACTTCGGAGTCACCGACATCGAGATGCCGTGCACGCCGATGCGGGTGTGGCGGGCTGTCCACACAGGAGAGCGGGCCGCCGGAGGCCTTGGCACCGAGGCCGGTGGCGGTCTCGGATCGATCGACGCCGCGACTGGAGGTGCACAGTGA
- a CDS encoding (2Fe-2S)-binding protein encodes MRITVTVDGTRYTDEVEPRTLLVHYLRNQLGKVGTVVGCDTSNCGACTVHLNGQSVKSCSVLAVQADGSEITTIEGLARDGELHPVQKAFQDNHALQCGFCTPGMIMQSLDLLSENPDPDEKAVREGLEGNLCRCTGYQNIVRAVRDAAESMRPGAGPRAERAGETAERAATAPSMGGGAE; translated from the coding sequence ATGCGCATCACCGTCACCGTTGACGGAACCCGCTACACCGACGAGGTCGAGCCGCGCACACTCCTCGTCCACTACCTGCGCAACCAGCTCGGCAAGGTCGGCACCGTGGTGGGGTGCGACACCAGCAACTGCGGTGCCTGCACCGTCCATCTGAACGGGCAGAGCGTCAAGTCGTGTTCGGTACTCGCCGTCCAGGCCGACGGCAGCGAGATCACGACGATCGAGGGACTCGCCCGCGACGGCGAACTGCATCCGGTGCAGAAGGCGTTCCAGGACAATCACGCGCTCCAGTGCGGGTTCTGCACACCGGGCATGATCATGCAGTCCCTCGACCTGCTTTCCGAGAACCCCGATCCCGACGAGAAGGCAGTCCGGGAAGGGCTTGAGGGCAACCTCTGCCGCTGCACCGGTTACCAGAACATCGTCCGTGCGGTGAGGGACGCGGCCGAGAGCATGCGGCCGGGAGCCGGACCAAGGGCCGAACGGGCCGGTGAGACCGCCGAGCGCGCCGCGACGGCACCGAGCATGGGCGGAGGTGCGGAGTAG